A genomic stretch from Armatimonadota bacterium includes:
- a CDS encoding DUF294 nucleotidyltransferase-like domain-containing protein, translated as MDPMEFVRRTAPFGRLSRAAVAQLEGQLEILFFPKGRVVVNWDAQTPHVYLIRRGAVKVATPAGESVHLEEGETFGRGERPFGGLPAEVTAEEDLLVYRWPAELVARVRATAESVRDEPPAGLFVPVGSLVRRRLVWVTPGVTVGEAARRMAEEGVSSLVVARAQPGTDSVALGEVAGVVTDRDLRSKVLARGLGSDTPVDAIMTSPAHTIPADAPVFAVLMEMLERRIHHLPVLRDGQVVGMVTDTDLMQLQARSPLFVLKRLEEGSLDRYADEVASVASSLMEAGVGIAALCQTVSRLHDALCRRVLREAEAELGAPPVPYAWMVYGSEGRQEQILPTDQDNALVYGGQGEEPYFVRFAQAVSRRLATAGFPPCPGGYMAINWHGPLAEWVQRFTMWMRRPEGENLLNAHVFFDFRSAGGELDLEPLERTVAGARNNRLFVAHLARGCVQFRPPLGPFRRLQTHEGRLDLKTGAIAPVVCIGRLLALQGATRERNTIRRLRSASESGLLSREDAEGLVDAFELAMRLRLRAQLAAWKRGDKPGNEIALDALSPGERRNLRHALWFVRQAQEGIRHRFHMGLWA; from the coding sequence ATGGATCCCATGGAGTTCGTCCGCCGCACCGCACCGTTCGGCAGGCTATCCCGTGCTGCGGTCGCGCAACTGGAAGGCCAGCTCGAGATCCTGTTCTTCCCAAAGGGAAGGGTGGTCGTGAACTGGGACGCGCAGACCCCGCACGTCTACCTGATCCGAAGGGGTGCGGTGAAGGTCGCGACCCCCGCCGGAGAGAGCGTGCACCTGGAGGAAGGCGAGACGTTCGGCAGAGGGGAGCGTCCTTTCGGCGGGCTGCCGGCGGAGGTCACGGCCGAGGAAGACCTGCTCGTGTACCGATGGCCAGCAGAGCTCGTCGCCCGGGTGCGGGCGACCGCGGAAAGTGTGCGCGACGAACCGCCCGCTGGCCTGTTCGTGCCCGTGGGCAGCCTCGTGCGCAGGCGCCTGGTGTGGGTGACACCTGGGGTGACGGTCGGCGAGGCGGCGCGCCGGATGGCCGAAGAGGGCGTCAGCTCACTGGTGGTGGCGCGGGCCCAGCCAGGCACCGACAGCGTGGCGCTGGGCGAGGTCGCAGGCGTCGTGACGGATCGCGACCTGCGCTCGAAGGTGTTGGCCCGCGGGCTGGGCTCCGACACCCCCGTGGATGCGATCATGACGAGTCCGGCGCACACCATCCCGGCCGATGCGCCGGTCTTCGCGGTGCTCATGGAGATGCTCGAGAGGCGCATCCACCATCTGCCCGTCCTTCGCGACGGGCAGGTCGTGGGCATGGTCACCGATACCGACCTCATGCAGCTGCAGGCTCGCAGCCCGCTGTTCGTGTTGAAGCGGCTGGAGGAAGGCAGCCTGGACCGGTATGCGGACGAGGTCGCCTCCGTGGCCTCCTCGCTGATGGAGGCCGGCGTGGGGATCGCTGCTCTGTGCCAGACCGTCTCGCGCCTCCACGACGCCCTGTGTCGTCGCGTGCTGCGCGAGGCGGAGGCCGAACTGGGGGCGCCCCCGGTTCCCTACGCGTGGATGGTGTATGGATCGGAGGGCAGGCAGGAGCAGATCCTGCCCACCGATCAGGACAATGCGTTGGTGTACGGTGGGCAGGGCGAGGAGCCGTACTTCGTGCGCTTCGCCCAGGCCGTGTCGCGTCGTCTGGCGACGGCTGGGTTTCCTCCGTGTCCCGGCGGCTACATGGCGATCAACTGGCACGGCCCGTTGGCGGAGTGGGTGCAGCGCTTCACGATGTGGATGCGGCGACCGGAAGGCGAGAACCTCCTGAACGCCCATGTGTTCTTCGACTTCCGCAGCGCCGGCGGCGAGCTCGATCTGGAACCTCTGGAGCGGACGGTCGCCGGCGCCCGCAACAACCGCCTGTTCGTGGCCCACCTCGCCCGCGGTTGCGTCCAGTTCCGGCCACCGCTGGGCCCGTTCCGTCGGCTACAGACGCACGAGGGCAGACTGGATCTGAAGACCGGTGCGATCGCGCCGGTGGTGTGCATCGGCCGGCTGTTGGCGCTGCAAGGCGCAACGCGGGAGCGCAACACCATTCGCAGACTGCGCTCGGCGTCCGAGAGCGGCCTGCTCAGCCGCGAGGACGCCGAGGGGCTCGTCGATGCGTTCGAACTGGCCATGCGGCTTCGCCTGCGTGCCCAGCTGGCCGCGTGGAAGCGAGGGGACAAACCGGGCAATGAGATCGCACTGGACGCGCTGTCGCCGGGAGAGCGGCGCAACCTCCGCCACGCGCTCTGGTTCGTCCGCCAGGCGCAGGAGGGGATCCGGCACCGATTCCACATGGGTCTGTGGGCGTGA
- a CDS encoding LytTR family DNA-binding domain-containing protein gives MMRALIVDDEYPARRELRAQLSHFPNVEIVGEAATADEARKLIAAVPYDVVFLDIEMPGRSGLDLARELAASGGPHVVFTTAYSQYAVDAFDVGAAGYLLKPFDEERIAHVLERLGAHPPPKGATERAAPSPARIPAHRHDVTVLVPPEEIAFAYAEAEQVYLKLHRERLGCRFTLRELEARLRPHGFLRVHRRFLVNLAKVREVVPYFKGNIGLVVDDAERTEIPVSRALAPVVRRCLGLREP, from the coding sequence ATGATGCGCGCACTGATCGTCGACGACGAGTACCCGGCGCGGAGAGAACTCCGGGCGCAACTGTCCCACTTCCCCAACGTGGAGATCGTCGGCGAGGCGGCCACCGCGGACGAGGCACGCAAGCTGATCGCGGCGGTACCCTACGACGTGGTGTTCTTGGACATCGAGATGCCCGGGCGCAGCGGGCTGGATCTGGCGCGCGAACTGGCGGCCAGCGGTGGTCCGCACGTGGTGTTTACGACGGCGTATTCACAGTACGCCGTCGACGCGTTCGACGTCGGCGCCGCCGGCTACCTCCTCAAGCCGTTCGACGAGGAACGCATCGCACACGTGCTCGAGCGCCTGGGGGCCCATCCGCCTCCGAAGGGCGCCACCGAGCGGGCCGCCCCTTCACCGGCGCGCATCCCCGCGCACCGCCACGACGTCACCGTGCTCGTGCCGCCCGAGGAGATCGCCTTCGCCTACGCGGAGGCCGAGCAAGTCTACCTGAAGCTGCACCGGGAGCGGCTGGGCTGTCGGTTCACGCTGAGAGAACTCGAGGCGAGACTGCGGCCGCACGGATTCTTGCGCGTGCACCGCAGGTTCCTCGTGAACCTCGCCAAGGTACGCGAGGTGGTACCGTACTTCAAAGGCAACATCGGGCTGGTGGTCGACGACGCCGAACGGACGGAGATCCCGGTGAGTCGGGCTCTAGCCCCCGTGGTACGCCGCTGCCTCGGACTGCGCGAACCCTGA
- a CDS encoding 3'-5' exonuclease, with amino-acid sequence MGFRRAEGVRSPWHEAVYWCLDLETSDLDAARAEVLSVGVVPVHGGVVCCADLYRSFVRLERETARWRGSRAHHIVPADLTDAPAWPEVVREVDRRLRGGVLVVHGASVDVPFLRRGYERAGISWPPGPVVDTVRLLQRLDGRLRWLFGRSGTVPVELGRARARVGLPRYPRHDAATDAVATAELFLVLVNRLGVRSVGDVVRWGA; translated from the coding sequence GTGGGGTTCCGTCGGGCAGAGGGGGTTCGCAGTCCCTGGCACGAAGCGGTCTACTGGTGCCTGGACCTGGAGACGTCGGATCTGGACGCTGCACGCGCGGAGGTCCTCTCCGTGGGTGTGGTGCCGGTGCACGGAGGCGTCGTCTGTTGCGCCGACCTGTACCGCAGCTTCGTCCGGCTGGAGCGAGAGACGGCGCGGTGGCGCGGTTCGCGTGCGCACCACATCGTACCCGCCGACCTGACCGACGCACCCGCGTGGCCGGAGGTGGTGCGCGAGGTGGATCGCCGGCTGCGCGGCGGCGTGCTCGTGGTGCACGGGGCCAGCGTGGACGTCCCGTTCCTCCGGCGCGGCTACGAACGTGCCGGGATCTCCTGGCCCCCCGGGCCGGTGGTCGACACCGTGCGCCTGTTGCAGCGGCTCGACGGCAGGCTACGCTGGCTGTTTGGCCGAAGTGGCACGGTGCCTGTGGAGCTCGGGCGGGCGCGCGCGCGGGTGGGGCTTCCCCGGTATCCGCGCCACGACGCCGCCACCGACGCGGTGGCGACGGCGGAGCTGTTTTTGGTGTTGGTGAACAGGCTGGGCGTCAGGTCGGTGGGTGACGTCGTGAGGTGGGGGGCATGA